Proteins encoded within one genomic window of Streptomyces profundus:
- a CDS encoding SPFH domain-containing protein: MARTQSIRNVARAVADGANPRTAVRQEARSQLRGRESVPVTEGAEPPTQREDGMDPSDFPAARDQGGSIDTVMEQKSVPLDDAGEALNRSEQHRAGAGQVHTICPMVIPRGRSLLSMLPVLLLLVVVLVGTVVVAATTDDVLTNPLFGAHSWLMVLVAVGFVWWRQGMVMVPDGCHALITRFGKLEQVVGPGRVILLNPWKRVSYIINTTREYPFNAPVREAPTRSGVKASIDLFIQFRISDPVEFVYTLGAVRGFQEKLNNAVSETIRSLIYDQEAAGLYNMVGEDTGRLLEQLNHQFLPAVALTNANITHAEPGDRGYRMDLAAPEMVRVAKEAYTHEYALQLRKEQDEGDLIKELATRQETLSAIQADIAQYQAQMDTAVERESNRAEALARERYVMAESEARANAALLEAQALDIRAVTAAEAPEILEYRYQQQVLDTLEQVADHLPRLVRIGAERDADGHTGVDYLALARQLVGEHGTELFSDADMAAVRARLPEVAARIAGRQAEIDALREADRPTVPEPPAGAPVSGSAVGEPADQSAGDQSADDQSADGRSTEGRSGGDLRMDGPPDDPRATGHFGALGESFDDPSARPYGDAEEGDA; this comes from the coding sequence ATGGCGCGAACTCAGTCGATAAGAAACGTCGCGCGAGCCGTGGCCGACGGGGCCAATCCACGAACAGCCGTCAGGCAAGAGGCGCGCAGCCAACTGCGTGGCCGGGAATCCGTTCCCGTCACCGAGGGCGCCGAGCCGCCCACGCAGCGGGAAGACGGAATGGATCCCAGCGACTTTCCCGCCGCTCGTGACCAGGGCGGCAGTATCGACACCGTCATGGAGCAGAAGTCCGTGCCGCTGGACGACGCGGGCGAGGCGCTCAACCGCAGCGAACAGCACCGCGCCGGTGCCGGACAGGTGCACACCATCTGCCCGATGGTGATCCCGCGCGGACGGTCCCTGCTCTCCATGCTGCCGGTGCTCCTGCTGCTGGTCGTGGTGCTGGTGGGCACCGTGGTGGTCGCCGCGACCACGGACGACGTGCTGACCAACCCGCTCTTCGGCGCGCACTCCTGGCTGATGGTCCTGGTGGCCGTGGGCTTCGTGTGGTGGCGCCAGGGCATGGTGATGGTGCCGGACGGCTGCCACGCGCTGATCACCCGCTTCGGAAAGCTGGAGCAAGTCGTCGGCCCCGGCCGGGTGATTCTGCTCAATCCCTGGAAGCGGGTTTCCTACATCATCAACACCACCAGGGAATACCCCTTCAACGCGCCGGTCCGCGAAGCGCCGACGCGCAGTGGCGTCAAGGCATCGATCGACCTCTTTATCCAATTCCGGATCAGCGACCCGGTGGAATTCGTCTACACCCTGGGCGCCGTGCGCGGTTTCCAGGAGAAGTTGAACAACGCGGTCAGCGAGACCATTCGCAGCCTCATCTACGACCAGGAGGCCGCCGGCCTCTACAACATGGTCGGGGAGGACACCGGGCGGCTGCTGGAGCAGCTCAACCACCAGTTCCTGCCGGCCGTCGCGCTGACCAACGCCAACATCACCCACGCCGAGCCCGGCGACCGGGGCTACCGGATGGACCTCGCCGCCCCCGAGATGGTGCGGGTGGCCAAGGAGGCGTACACCCACGAGTACGCGCTCCAGCTGCGCAAGGAGCAGGACGAGGGCGATCTGATCAAGGAGTTGGCGACCCGGCAGGAGACGCTCTCCGCGATCCAGGCCGATATCGCGCAGTACCAGGCGCAGATGGACACCGCCGTCGAGCGGGAGAGCAACCGCGCCGAGGCCCTGGCCCGCGAACGGTATGTGATGGCCGAGTCGGAGGCGCGCGCCAACGCCGCCCTGCTGGAGGCCCAGGCGCTGGACATCCGCGCCGTCACGGCGGCCGAGGCACCGGAGATCCTGGAGTACCGCTACCAGCAGCAGGTGTTGGACACCCTGGAGCAGGTCGCCGACCATCTGCCCCGACTGGTGCGGATCGGCGCCGAGCGGGACGCGGACGGCCATACCGGCGTCGACTACCTGGCGCTGGCCAGGCAGTTGGTGGGGGAACACGGCACCGAGCTGTTCAGCGACGCCGACATGGCGGCGGTGCGGGCGCGGCTGCCCGAGGTGGCGGCCAGGATCGCCGGCCGTCAGGCGGAGATCGACGCGCTGCGGGAGGCCGACCGGCCCACCGTTCCCGAACCGCCCGCGGGGGCTCCCGTCTCGGGCTCGGCCGTTGGGGAGCCGGCCGACCAGAGCGCGGGCGACCAGAGCGCGGACGACCAGAGCGCGGACGGCCGGAGTACGGAAGGCCGGAGCGGGGGCGACCTGAGGATGGACGGCCCGCCCGACGACCCGCGCGCCACGGGGCACTTCGGCGCGCTGGGGGAGTCCTTCGACGACCCCTCGGCGCGGCCGTACGGAGACGCTGAGGAGGGTGACGCATGA
- a CDS encoding right-handed parallel beta-helix repeat-containing protein yields MKRKQRGWRLISGVSLAGLVAVGLPVAATAAEDTADAGESGAREVSPTAEAAGANLPYTSYEAEDGDYDGTLLAAEPERPHGQTNFATESSGRQSVRLDGTGEYVEITSTDAANSIVLRNSIPDAPGGGGVEETLSLYADGEFVQKLTLSSKHSWLYGNTDDPEGLTNTPSGDARRLFDESHALLDTTYPAGTTFRLQRDADDSADFYIVDLVDLEEVAPPAEQPANCTSVEEFGAVPDDGEDDTDALQAAVTANQEGEIDCVWIPEGQWRQEQKILTDDPEDRGQHNQVGIRDVTIQGAGMWHSQLYTLTPPHEAGGINHPHEGNFGFDIDHNTQISDIAIFGSGTIRGGDGNHEGGVALNGRFGEGTEINRVWIEHANVGAWVGRDLDNIPELWGPADGLVFSDVRIRNTYADGVNFTNGTRNSTVTNSSFRNTGDDSLAIWANRYVQDPSVDIAHSNTLSNNTIQLPWRANGIAVYGGYDNVIEGNTVADTMNYPGIMLATDHDPLPFSGETLISGNVLHRTGGAFWGAAQEFGAITIFPASQPITGVVIEDTEIYDSTYDGIQFKSGGGEVPGVEISNVVIDGSVNGAGILAMGGARGSANLSNVTLSNNADGDVVVEPGSQFVINGGPDGDE; encoded by the coding sequence ATGAAGAGAAAGCAACGCGGCTGGCGCCTGATCAGCGGCGTGTCCCTGGCCGGACTCGTCGCCGTCGGTCTTCCCGTGGCCGCGACCGCCGCCGAGGACACGGCGGACGCGGGCGAGAGCGGAGCCCGGGAGGTGAGCCCGACCGCCGAGGCGGCCGGCGCGAACCTCCCCTACACCAGCTATGAGGCGGAGGACGGCGACTACGACGGCACCCTGCTGGCGGCCGAGCCGGAACGCCCGCACGGGCAGACCAACTTCGCCACCGAATCCTCCGGCCGGCAGTCCGTGCGACTGGACGGCACCGGGGAGTACGTCGAGATCACCTCGACCGACGCCGCCAACTCGATCGTGCTCCGCAACTCCATCCCCGACGCCCCTGGTGGCGGCGGCGTCGAGGAGACGTTGAGCCTCTACGCCGACGGCGAGTTCGTCCAGAAGCTGACGCTCTCCTCCAAGCACAGCTGGCTGTACGGCAACACCGACGACCCCGAGGGCCTGACCAACACGCCGAGCGGCGACGCGCGGCGGCTCTTCGACGAGTCGCACGCGCTGCTCGACACGACCTACCCGGCCGGCACCACGTTCCGCCTCCAGCGGGACGCGGACGACTCGGCCGACTTCTACATCGTCGACCTGGTCGATCTGGAAGAGGTCGCGCCCCCGGCCGAGCAGCCGGCGAACTGCACCTCGGTCGAGGAGTTCGGCGCCGTGCCGGACGACGGCGAGGACGACACCGACGCCCTCCAGGCCGCGGTGACGGCCAACCAGGAAGGCGAGATCGACTGCGTCTGGATCCCCGAGGGCCAGTGGCGGCAGGAGCAGAAGATCCTGACCGACGACCCGGAGGACCGCGGCCAGCACAACCAGGTCGGCATCAGGGACGTCACCATCCAGGGCGCCGGCATGTGGCACTCCCAGCTCTACACGCTGACCCCGCCGCACGAGGCCGGCGGCATCAACCACCCGCACGAGGGCAACTTCGGCTTCGACATCGATCACAACACGCAGATATCCGACATCGCCATCTTCGGCTCCGGCACCATCAGGGGCGGCGACGGCAACCACGAGGGCGGCGTGGCGCTCAACGGCCGCTTCGGCGAGGGCACCGAGATCAACCGGGTGTGGATCGAGCACGCCAACGTGGGCGCCTGGGTCGGCCGCGACCTGGACAACATCCCCGAGCTGTGGGGCCCGGCCGACGGCCTGGTCTTCAGCGACGTCCGCATCCGCAACACCTACGCGGACGGCGTCAACTTCACCAACGGCACGCGGAACTCCACGGTCACCAACTCGTCGTTCCGCAACACCGGTGACGACTCACTAGCCATCTGGGCCAACCGCTATGTCCAGGATCCGTCCGTGGACATCGCGCACAGCAACACCCTGTCCAACAACACGATCCAGCTGCCCTGGCGGGCCAACGGCATCGCGGTCTACGGCGGGTACGACAACGTGATCGAGGGCAACACCGTCGCGGACACGATGAACTACCCCGGCATCATGCTGGCCACCGACCACGACCCGCTGCCGTTCTCCGGCGAGACGCTGATCTCGGGCAACGTCCTGCACCGCACCGGCGGCGCGTTCTGGGGCGCGGCGCAGGAGTTCGGCGCCATCACGATCTTCCCGGCCAGCCAGCCCATCACCGGCGTGGTCATAGAGGACACCGAGATCTACGACTCCACCTACGACGGCATCCAGTTCAAGTCGGGTGGCGGCGAGGTGCCGGGCGTGGAGATCTCCAACGTGGTGATCGACGGCTCCGTCAACGGCGCGGGCATCCTGGCGATGGGCGGCGCGCGGGGCAGCGCCAACCTCAGCAACGTGACGCTGAGCAACAACGCGGACGGCGACGTGGTTGTCGAACCGGGCTCGCAGTTCGTCATCAACGGCGGCCCGGACGGCGACGAGTGA
- a CDS encoding AfsR/SARP family transcriptional regulator, protein MEFHVLMLGTVELHYGERRSSLGSAKERLVLAALAWDVGQLLSAETLIHRVWDDAPPPSAREGIRTYVSRIGRRMRALTDSPTSTVRGRMHTYTLDADPETIDARRYLSMTEQARAFTDSGSVGEATKLLGEATRLWRGDPLAGLKGRWPERVRATLREKRLGVLLLRSRISLLRGEFNEVIGELEPLADARPEDEALVEHLALALLGAGRALQVERLLRRTERALIEDLGTDLGERLLRVRAAVRDRTPLSELLAALGHGPQPSLRISPAVSNLPSDTDWVGRRDEIDKLLAMIKGSGKQRPSSVLVSAIGGMGGVGKTALAVHIAHQVKASFPDGHIMIDLRGYDAHQKPLDTTRALTELLHLLGLSAQQIPADQAQLTATWRSVLSSRRALVILDNASGPEQVSPLLPGASESLLIITSRRHLAAVSVARPLSLDTLSDRDSIELFQDRVGPDREPSPREAAKIAQLCGNLPLAVEIAASRFLTHSSWSVDDLVQQLDRASGRTRELHDGTRDIEKVFALSVQDLSPEERRLFRRLGLHIGPAFGPHAAAVLADLPVELTERSLEKLLHAHLLNEPGSHRYRLHDLLADYARTLVAAEESQDAVARLLDAYLHVADRADRLAFPYRCRIAVPESDHPAPPAGWLDETDANGWFMSESSNLLAILEYLRSRGDHGRSALLVHVLGGFLTTQGYLATARPYVAEAVDYWHGAGDGHAETRALIDLATLGTHAGESQEAVSAADTALALARMRGDREAEAEAVYQLGFSYYSSGRNREALPIQERAVELAMRLPDTLRQARGHNLLGVIHLGLGNLNEASISFNAFLEGSLAAGYKRGVVAALQNLAELFRTRQEYEKALDYFRKAMALEPESTRLDRATLRLNIAHTLLDAGDLSASLDGYREVLPMLRYMEFKRGECAALNGIGRALQKLGRHEEAIPQHMASLALARQINASKEEAGALRGLGLGALARGQREQAVGYLEEALTLLRRLGARAEEAEVSRLLTEAEYSGITLPSGRG, encoded by the coding sequence GTGGAGTTCCACGTGCTCATGCTGGGGACGGTTGAGCTGCACTATGGCGAAAGGCGCAGTTCCCTGGGTTCGGCCAAGGAACGCCTGGTACTCGCGGCACTTGCCTGGGATGTGGGTCAACTGCTCAGCGCCGAAACCCTGATCCACCGGGTGTGGGACGACGCTCCGCCGCCAAGCGCCCGGGAGGGCATACGCACCTACGTCTCCCGTATCGGCAGGAGGATGCGCGCCCTCACGGATTCCCCCACCAGCACGGTGCGGGGCAGGATGCACACCTACACCCTGGACGCCGATCCCGAAACGATCGATGCGCGGCGATATTTGAGCATGACCGAACAAGCTCGCGCTTTTACGGACAGCGGCAGTGTTGGCGAGGCCACAAAACTCCTCGGTGAGGCGACCCGATTATGGCGCGGGGATCCCCTGGCCGGTCTCAAGGGTCGGTGGCCCGAACGCGTCCGCGCGACGTTGCGTGAGAAGCGCCTCGGCGTGCTCCTGCTGCGCAGTCGCATCAGCCTGCTCCGGGGCGAGTTCAACGAGGTCATCGGCGAGCTTGAACCGCTGGCAGACGCGCGCCCCGAGGATGAGGCCCTGGTCGAGCATCTGGCGCTCGCGCTCCTTGGCGCGGGACGCGCCCTCCAGGTGGAGCGGCTGCTCCGCCGCACTGAACGCGCGCTGATCGAGGACCTTGGTACGGACCTGGGCGAACGCCTGCTCCGCGTCCGTGCGGCCGTCCGCGACCGGACGCCCCTGTCCGAACTCCTCGCCGCACTCGGCCACGGTCCCCAACCCTCCCTCCGGATCTCCCCGGCGGTCAGCAACCTGCCCAGCGACACGGACTGGGTGGGCCGCCGGGACGAGATCGACAAGCTGCTGGCGATGATCAAGGGATCGGGAAAGCAGCGGCCGTCGAGTGTGCTCGTATCGGCCATCGGCGGCATGGGAGGTGTGGGTAAGACCGCACTCGCTGTGCATATCGCGCACCAGGTCAAGGCATCTTTTCCCGATGGCCACATCATGATCGATCTGCGTGGCTATGACGCCCACCAGAAACCCCTCGACACCACGAGAGCACTCACCGAGCTCCTGCATCTTCTGGGTCTTTCGGCACAGCAAATCCCCGCAGACCAGGCCCAGTTGACGGCAACCTGGCGATCCGTACTCAGCTCTCGACGGGCTCTCGTCATCCTGGATAACGCGTCCGGCCCCGAACAGGTGAGCCCTTTGCTTCCTGGCGCCTCGGAGTCCTTGTTGATCATTACAAGCCGCCGGCATCTGGCCGCGGTGAGCGTCGCCCGACCTCTCTCGTTGGACACGCTCTCCGACCGCGACTCCATCGAGCTATTCCAAGATCGGGTTGGGCCGGATCGCGAGCCAAGTCCCAGGGAAGCGGCGAAGATTGCTCAGTTGTGCGGCAACTTGCCGCTGGCCGTGGAGATCGCCGCCAGTAGATTTCTGACGCACTCATCCTGGAGCGTCGACGATCTTGTTCAGCAGTTGGATCGGGCGAGCGGCCGAACGAGGGAACTCCACGACGGAACGCGGGACATAGAGAAGGTGTTCGCCCTCTCGGTTCAGGATCTGTCCCCTGAGGAGCGCCGCCTGTTCAGGCGCCTCGGGCTTCATATCGGACCCGCCTTCGGGCCACACGCAGCCGCCGTACTCGCTGACCTGCCAGTCGAGTTGACCGAAAGATCGTTGGAGAAACTTCTCCATGCGCATCTTCTGAACGAACCTGGTTCGCACCGCTACCGCCTCCACGATCTGCTGGCCGACTACGCGCGCACCCTGGTGGCGGCCGAGGAGTCGCAGGACGCCGTCGCGCGGCTGCTCGACGCGTACCTGCACGTCGCTGACCGGGCCGATCGCCTAGCCTTCCCCTACCGCTGCCGCATCGCCGTCCCCGAGAGCGATCACCCGGCCCCGCCGGCCGGCTGGTTGGACGAGACGGATGCGAACGGCTGGTTCATGTCCGAGTCCTCGAACCTCCTGGCGATACTCGAATATCTCCGGAGTAGAGGGGATCACGGCCGAAGCGCGCTGTTGGTCCATGTACTGGGTGGTTTTCTCACCACCCAGGGCTACCTGGCGACGGCACGGCCGTACGTGGCCGAGGCCGTGGATTACTGGCACGGAGCCGGCGACGGCCACGCGGAAACCCGCGCGTTGATCGATCTGGCGACCCTCGGCACCCACGCGGGCGAGTCACAGGAAGCGGTTTCCGCAGCGGACACTGCGTTGGCCTTGGCGCGAATGCGCGGAGACCGCGAGGCGGAGGCAGAGGCGGTGTATCAGCTCGGCTTCAGTTACTACTCCTCCGGAAGGAACCGAGAAGCTCTACCGATACAGGAGCGGGCCGTCGAACTCGCTATGCGTCTGCCGGATACTCTTCGGCAGGCGCGCGGGCACAACCTTTTGGGTGTCATTCATCTGGGGCTCGGGAACTTGAATGAGGCATCCATTAGCTTTAACGCGTTCCTGGAAGGCTCCCTTGCCGCTGGATACAAAAGAGGGGTCGTTGCGGCCCTGCAAAACCTGGCCGAGCTCTTCAGGACTCGGCAGGAGTATGAGAAGGCGCTTGACTACTTCAGAAAAGCGATGGCGCTTGAGCCTGAGAGTACACGTTTGGACAGGGCGACCTTGCGGCTGAATATCGCGCACACCCTTCTTGACGCCGGTGATTTATCCGCATCTCTCGATGGATATCGTGAGGTGCTGCCCATGCTCAGATACATGGAGTTCAAGAGGGGCGAGTGCGCGGCGCTCAACGGGATAGGCAGGGCACTCCAGAAGCTGGGAAGGCATGAGGAGGCCATCCCGCAGCACATGGCCTCCCTGGCGCTGGCCCGCCAGATCAACGCCTCCAAGGAGGAGGCCGGAGCCCTCCGTGGCCTGGGGCTGGGCGCGCTCGCCAGAGGGCAGCGCGAGCAGGCAGTCGGATACCTCGAAGAGGCGCTCACCCTCCTGCGGCGACTTGGGGCGCGCGCAGAAGAAGCCGAAGTGTCTCGCCTTCTGACGGAAGCAGAGTACTCGGGGATTACTCTGCCGAGCGGTCGCGGTTAG
- a CDS encoding helix-turn-helix domain-containing protein, giving the protein MSAGRSEPTATQLFLGARLRRMREAAGRSMAEAASALRISSVAMRRLESGHLMLEPAQIAPLLAAYGRAEAADEIQDEVARARCPGWWERYREVLPDWLADYLALEEHAQIIRLYAPSTVPELLQSPGYAKALLRIQHPDDGARLINRRLELLIGRQAALRRTAGRPPSVWALVEEATLRRQVGGPAVMRDQIEHLRGLAAESGFTISVMPLHTAHAALLCGPVQMVRYQPADLADRVLLRTLDGAEVSDRPDVVRQYLMALDSAASVRDSLPITEWIANWEERAVA; this is encoded by the coding sequence GTGTCGGCTGGGCGTTCGGAGCCAACGGCCACGCAGCTGTTCCTCGGGGCCCGGCTCCGCCGCATGCGGGAGGCCGCCGGCCGCTCGATGGCCGAGGCCGCTTCGGCGCTGCGGATCTCCTCGGTGGCGATGCGTCGGCTGGAGAGCGGCCATCTCATGCTGGAACCGGCCCAGATCGCACCGCTGCTGGCGGCGTACGGCCGGGCCGAGGCCGCCGACGAGATCCAGGACGAGGTGGCGCGCGCTCGATGTCCCGGCTGGTGGGAGCGGTATCGGGAGGTGCTTCCCGACTGGCTCGCCGACTACCTCGCGCTGGAGGAACACGCCCAGATCATCCGCCTCTACGCCCCGTCCACCGTGCCGGAGCTGTTGCAGAGCCCGGGCTACGCGAAGGCGTTGCTGCGCATCCAGCACCCCGACGACGGCGCGCGACTGATCAACCGTCGACTCGAACTGCTCATCGGCCGCCAGGCCGCGCTGCGCCGCACCGCTGGCCGGCCGCCCTCCGTGTGGGCGCTGGTGGAGGAGGCGACGTTGCGCCGCCAGGTCGGCGGCCCCGCCGTCATGCGCGATCAGATCGAGCATCTGCGGGGGCTCGCGGCGGAGTCCGGCTTCACCATCAGCGTGATGCCGCTGCACACCGCGCACGCCGCGCTGCTCTGCGGCCCGGTGCAGATGGTCCGCTACCAACCGGCGGACCTGGCCGACCGGGTGTTGTTGCGTACGCTGGACGGCGCCGAGGTCAGCGACCGGCCCGACGTCGTCCGGCAGTACCTGATGGCGTTGGACTCCGCCGCGTCCGTGCGCGACAGTCTGCCCATCACCGAGTGGATAGCCAACTGGGAGGAACGAGCCGTTGCTTGA
- a CDS encoding SAM-dependent methyltransferase yields the protein MLEEQIDPNKPDPARVYDWFLDGKTSYPADEQAGQFVAGIWPGVKTAARANRAFIHRAVRWLAKDAGIRQFLDIGTGIPTEPNLHQTAQSLAPDARIVYTDNRLIVLRYAEALMTGTPEGRTAYLHADFFDPPSILRSPELREVLDFSQPIALCLNALLHYIADDPERGVTAQDLVAEYVRALPSGSCLVVTHVTSDFDPPTWDRILSGNRAATGQMGQVRTEPEIRRFFDGLELVEPGLVPPQDWRPDGEVPAEATHATVSMWAGVARKP from the coding sequence TTGCTTGAGGAACAGATCGACCCGAACAAGCCCGACCCGGCACGGGTCTACGACTGGTTCCTGGATGGCAAGACCTCCTATCCGGCCGATGAGCAGGCCGGCCAGTTCGTCGCCGGTATCTGGCCGGGGGTCAAGACCGCGGCCCGTGCCAACCGGGCCTTCATCCACCGCGCGGTGCGCTGGCTCGCCAAGGACGCGGGCATCCGGCAGTTCCTCGACATAGGCACCGGCATCCCGACGGAGCCCAACCTGCACCAGACGGCGCAGAGCCTGGCGCCGGACGCGCGGATCGTCTACACCGACAACCGGTTGATCGTGCTGCGCTATGCCGAGGCGCTGATGACCGGCACCCCCGAGGGGCGGACGGCCTATCTGCACGCCGACTTCTTCGATCCGCCCAGCATTCTGCGCAGCCCCGAACTGCGCGAGGTGTTGGACTTCTCCCAGCCCATCGCGCTGTGCCTCAACGCCCTGTTGCACTACATCGCGGACGATCCCGAGCGGGGCGTGACCGCACAGGACCTGGTCGCCGAGTATGTCCGGGCCCTGCCGTCCGGCAGTTGTCTGGTGGTCACCCATGTGACGTCCGACTTCGACCCGCCCACCTGGGACCGCATCCTCTCGGGCAACCGCGCGGCCACCGGGCAGATGGGGCAGGTGCGGACCGAGCCGGAGATCCGGCGGTTCTTCGACGGGCTTGAGCTGGTCGAGCCTGGCCTCGTTCCCCCGCAGGACTGGCGTCCCGACGGTGAGGTGCCGGCCGAGGCCACCCACGCCACCGTCTCCATGTGGGCGGGCGTGGCCCGCAAGCCGTAG
- a CDS encoding GTP-binding protein, producing the protein MESAGYSQPGGSSLAMPTALKILVAGGFGVGKTTMIGSVSEVPPLETEEYMTQASVGVDDLAQIPEKTTTTVAMDFGRITLDAEHVLYLFGTPGQERFWFMWDDLAAGALGAVVLTDPRRLADSFASVDFFEQRRIPFAIGINCFYGRTEVTAAEVNAALNLRNPAPVVMCDVRQRDSSKTVLLALLESAKAVAIG; encoded by the coding sequence ATGGAATCCGCAGGCTATAGCCAGCCGGGGGGATCGTCGCTGGCCATGCCAACGGCCCTGAAAATCCTGGTCGCTGGCGGCTTCGGGGTGGGCAAGACCACCATGATCGGCTCGGTCAGCGAGGTCCCCCCGCTGGAGACCGAGGAGTACATGACGCAGGCGAGCGTCGGCGTGGACGACCTCGCCCAGATCCCGGAGAAGACCACCACCACGGTGGCCATGGACTTCGGCCGGATCACGCTGGACGCGGAGCATGTGCTCTATCTCTTCGGCACACCTGGGCAGGAACGTTTCTGGTTCATGTGGGACGACCTCGCCGCCGGCGCGCTGGGGGCCGTCGTGCTGACCGACCCACGCCGGCTGGCGGACAGCTTCGCCTCCGTGGACTTCTTCGAACAGCGACGCATTCCCTTTGCCATCGGCATCAACTGCTTCTACGGCCGCACCGAGGTCACCGCCGCGGAAGTCAATGCCGCTTTGAATCTTCGCAATCCCGCGCCCGTCGTGATGTGTGACGTCAGGCAACGCGACTCCAGCAAAACGGTGTTGCTGGCCCTGTTGGAATCCGCGAAGGCGGTCGCCATCGGCTGA
- a CDS encoding DUF742 domain-containing protein, translating into MTARKKASWFDEESQYLVRPYAISGGRTSPDGSEFALITLVVSMPASHSHDRRREQPELTAILDLCQERPLAIVEIAARLDLPASVVKVLCGDLLDKSMISIKKPSHEATAPSVELLERVINGIRRL; encoded by the coding sequence GTGACGGCCAGGAAGAAAGCTTCGTGGTTCGACGAGGAGTCGCAATACCTCGTCCGCCCCTATGCCATATCCGGGGGCCGTACCTCCCCAGACGGATCTGAATTCGCCCTGATCACCCTGGTGGTCTCCATGCCGGCCTCGCACAGCCACGACAGGCGCCGCGAACAACCGGAGTTGACCGCCATCCTCGATCTATGTCAGGAACGCCCACTGGCTATCGTCGAAATCGCGGCGCGGCTTGACCTGCCGGCCAGTGTGGTGAAAGTGCTTTGCGGGGACCTGCTCGATAAATCCATGATCTCTATCAAAAAGCCGAGTCATGAGGCGACAGCCCCCAGTGTGGAACTACTGGAGAGGGTCATCAATGGAATCCGCAGGCTATAG